From the Sebastes umbrosus isolate fSebUmb1 chromosome 2, fSebUmb1.pri, whole genome shotgun sequence genome, one window contains:
- the nadsyn1 gene encoding glutamine-dependent NAD(+) synthetase has product MGRKVTLATCSVNQWALDFEGNLQRILKSIEVAKAHGAKYRLGPELEICGYGCADHFYESDTLLHSFQVLRKLLESPVTQDIICDVGMPIMHHNVRYNCRVLFLNRKILLIRPKMMMANYGIYREMRWFSPWNQLRHVEEYFLPRMIQEVTGQDTVPFGDCVLSTKDTCIGTEICAELWNPRSPHIQMGLDGVEIFTNSSASCHELRKAHQRVNLVKTATTKSGGIYMYANMRGCDGDRVYYDGCAMVAINGDVVAQGAQFSLSDVEVITATLDLEDVRSYRGEVCQPNMESEPCHRIKVDFSLSSGDDIYLPTHQPITWSFHTPEEEISLGPACWLWDYLRRSGQAGFLLPLSGGVDSSSTACIVHSMCVLLCQAVEDGNRQVLEDVRRVVGDDSYRPQHPKELCGRIFTTCYMASENSSQDTCSRAKDLAKQIGSTHMNINIDMAVKGIMGIFSVVTGTCPLFRANGGSHRENLALQNVQARVRMVLAYLFAQLSLWSRGKPGGLLVLGSANVDESLTGYFTKYDCSSADINPIGGISKTDLKSFLLYCVEQFRLTALRGILSAPPTAELEPLTDGQVSQTDEADMGMTYPELSVIGRLRKISKCGPFSMFCKLIHMWKDALSPTEVAQKVKHFFRMYSMNRHKMTTVTPSYHAESYSPDDNRFDLRPFLYNTRWTWQFRCIDNQIPLLRAPLLVAAVGGTSWPAGAKEASPKAEPLKTGSDQL; this is encoded by the exons ATGGGACGCAAAGTGACCCTCGCGACCTGCTCAGTGAATCAGTGGGCTCTGGACTTTGAAGGCAACCTGCAGAGAATCCTGAAGA gtaTTGAGGTCGCTAAAGCTCATGGAGCCAAATACAGACTGGGCCCAGAGCTGGAGATATG cGGTTACGGCTGTGCAGACCACTTCTATGAGTCGGACACGTTGCTCCACAGTTTTCAGGTCCTGAGGAAGCTTCTAGAGTCTCCCGTCACCCAGGACATCATCTGTGATGTGGGGAT GCCCATCATGCATCATAATGTGCGCTACAACTGTCGGGTCCTGTTCCTCAACAG AAAGATACTGCTGATCAGACCTAAAATGATGATGGCCAACTACGGGATCTACCGAGAGATGCGCTGGTTCTCACCTTGGAACCAGTTAAG GCATGTGGAGGAGTATTTCCTGCCCAGAATGATCCAGGAGGTAACAGGGCAG GATACAGTCCCATTCGGTGACTGTGTGCTGTCCACAAAGGACACCTGCATCGGCACTGAGATATGCGCGGAGCTGTGGAACCCCAGAAG CCCCCATATTCAGATGGGTCTGGATGGGGTTGAAATCTTTACCAACTCGTCTGCCAGCTGCCATGAGCTCCGCAAAGCTCACCAAAGAGTCAACCTGGTCAAGACAGCCACCACCAAG agtgGAGGTATCTACATGTATGCCAACATGAGGGGCTGCGATGGAGACCGTGTCTACTATGACGGTTGTGCCATGGTGGCCATCAACGGAGACGTGGTGGCTCAGGGAGCACAGTTCTCACTTAGTGATGTG gagGTGATTACAGCCACTCTTGACCTTGAGGATGTGCGTAGCTACAGAGGAGAAGTCTGCCAGCCGAACATG GAAAGTGAACCTTGCCACAGGATTAAAGTTGACTTCTCTTTATCCAGTGGTGATGATATCTACCTCCCTACCCACCAACCAATAACATGGAGCTTCCATACACCAGAGGAAGAGATCAG TCTAGGGCCGGCCTGCTGGCTGTGGGACTACCTGAGGAGAAGTGGACAG GCTGGTTTTCTGCTGCCTCTGAGTGGAGGTGTCGACAGCTCCTCCACCGCCTGTATCGTCCACTCCATGTGTGTGCTGCTCTGCCAGGCTGTAGAGGACGGCA ACAGACAGGTACTGGAGGATGTTCGCAGAGTGGTAGGGGATGACTCCTACCGTCCTCAGCACCCAAAGGAGCTGTGTGGTCGCATCTTCACCACCTGCTACATGGCCAGCGAAAACTCCTCACAGGACACGTGCAGCAGGGCCAAAGACCTGGCCAAGCAGATCGGCAG CACGCACATGAATATTAACATAGATATGGCGGTGAAAGGCATTATGGGTATCTTCTCAGTGGTTACTGGAACTTGTCCTCTGTTTCGCGCCAATGGAGGAAGCCACCGAGAGAACCTGGCTCTGCAGAATGTTCAG gCTCGAGTGAGGATGGTCCTGGCCTACCTGTTTGCCCAGCTGAGTCTGTGGTCCCGGGGGAAGCCAGGTGGATTGCTGGTGCTGGGCTCAGCCAACGTAGATGAGAG TCTCACAGGTTATTTCACAAAGTACGACTGCTCCAGTGCTGACATCAACCCAATAGGAGGCATCAGCAAGACGGACCTGAAGAGTTTCCTGCTTTACTGCGTCGAGCAGTTCCGGCTCACCGCTCTGAGAGG CATCCTGTCTGCTCCACCCACCGCTGAACTGGAGCCGCTGACTGACGGACAGGTGTCGCAGACAGACGAG GCAGACATGGGGATGACCTACCCCGAGTTATCTGTGATTGGACGACTGAGGAAGATCTCCAAGTGCGGCCCCTTCAGCATGTTCTGTAAACTCATTCACATGTGGAAGGATGCGCTCTCACCCACGGAG GTGGCCCAGAAGGTGAAACACTTCTTCCGGATGTACTCGATGAACCGCCACAAGATGACCACGGTGACGCCGTCCTACCACGCCGAGAGCTACAGCCCCGATGACAACCGCTTTGACCTCCGACCTTTTCTCTATAACACTCGCTGGACCTGGCAGTTCAGGTGCATCGACAACCAG